The genomic DNA TACGATGCGCCACTGTTCCTCGTGAGCGCAAGGTCGACGCCCGGCGAGGTCAAGGCGGCGATCAGGCAGATCGCCGTGGCGCGTTCCGAGAGGATCACGATACACGTCGTTGGCGGGCCGGCGTCTGTACCCGACGCGCGAATCTCTGACATCGTGGGATACATGGGAACAGCGCAGTTCGCTCCAAGCGATCGTGTGCTGTCCACCGGCGGACGCTACGATCTTTCCCGTGCGATTGCGTTGCGAATGAAGAGCGTGGCCGATTCGACTCCAGGCAAGACGATGGCGTCTGCCGTGCTGATCGCCAATGGCGCCGACTCGACGAAGTTCTTCGACGCTCTCGCCTTGTCGCCGATCTCGGCCCGTATCGGAGCTCCGATACTGCTCGTGAGTGCGACTGAGGTGCCGTCGGCGACGTCTTCGGCCATCGCGACGTTGAAGCCGACGACCAAGATCGTCGGTGGCGGTCCAAACACGGTTTCTGAGACGGTCCGTGCGAAGCTCGGAGCCGTGCGGTGGTCTGATGCCAACCGCTACAGCACCGCGACCACTATCGCCAAGAAGGCGATCGACGAGAAGCACTGGCTGTCGGCCAGTGTCGTTGGGGTGGCGGCCAAGCTGCCCGACGCGCTCACCGGCGGGAGCATGGTCGGACGCTCGGGCGGTGTGCTATTGCTGACCGACACGGCCAAGCTGTCGTCAGATACCGCGACGTTCCTGAAGGCCCGGAAGGGCTCAGTGACCACGTGCTACGTTCTTGGAGGAGAGAAGTCGGTCTTGCCGTCCGTAAGGACTGCAATCAACAACGTTCTCAAGTAGAGCAACGAAGGAAGTGTCATGATGTCACCTTGGATTCGAGCCCGTATCGTCGTACTTGTGGTCCTCGCGATGCTTGTCGCAGGAGTGCAGACGGCCTACGCCGCCGCACCTCCTACGACCCCTGCGACCGTCCGCAGCATCGACTTCGAGTCCGCCATCCCTTCGGACATGAGCATCTGGGGAGTCGTCTACACCTTCCCGCCGAAGGACCCCACCGCCTGGTGGGGGAGGATCACCAACCGCAAGTACGCGGGCAGCTACGGTCTGTGGTGCGCGGGCAACATGCCTGCCAACTGGACCACCTACGGCGGCAAGTACCCGGAGCGCACCCGCGGCATCGCTGACCTCTACCTGCCCCAGCTCGCCGACTACTACTCCTCGGAGTTCTCCTACTACTACTCCATGCCGAACTACGGCCTGTACGACTCCAGCTCGTTCAACCCCATGTGGTATTCCGAGGCAGACCCGACCGACAGGGACACGAACCCGTTCAGGCCGACCACGAAGTACGCGGAGTGGTCGCAGGACAAGTGGAACCTCTCCAACGTCGGCAACGACGTCAACCTCTCGCGGGAGTCGGGCTACTTCCGATTCCAGTTCGTCGACAACGGCGAGGGCTATCTGCAGACCCCGACCACCGGCGAGGGCGCGACGGTGGACAACATCGTGGTGACGGGCTACAAGTACGGTCCGGTACGCACGCTCACCGGCACGCCCTCGACCGGCCAGGTCGTACTGAACTGGCTGCGACCCTACCGCGCCGCAGGTGCGACCACGCTTGAGGAGCGCTCCATCACCTACCGGGTGTGGCGCGCCTACGATGTGGTCAATCCGTCGTGGACGGAACTCACCACGGTTCGGCTCACGAGCCCGACGTTCACGGACAGCACAGTCGCGGAGGGCACCCGATACCGCTACATCGTCCAGGCGTGGGACGATGGGACCGGTATCGGCTACGGATCGACCACACAGGTCATTGTCACCGCGAGCGGGGGAGGCGGTGGCACGCTGCCTCCGACCGAGGTCGACCGTCTGGCAAGTGACACCCGCTTCTCCACGGCGATAGCTATAGCTCGCGAGGGATTCGACTCGGATCCGGTCGCTGCCGGCACGCAGTGGACGAGTGTCAAGGACGTAATCATCGCATCGGGCGAGGATCGTGCCGCGGCGGATCCGCTCGCTGCGTCCGGGCTCTGTGGCGCGTACGATGCGCCACTGTTCCTGGTCAAGGAGGGTTCGACGCCAAGCGAAGTCAAGATCGCGCTCAAGGAGATAGTCACTCAGAACGGCACTGTGACTGTCCACATCGTTGGCGGGCCGGCATCGGTTTCTGACTCCCGCTACAACGAACTCGTGTCATACGTCGGCTCCGGCAAGCTCATCAAGGATCGCCTGCTTTCGACAGGCACTCGCTATGATATGGCCCGGGCCATTGCTGAGCGCATGAGGTCGCTCAACGGTGGCGTTCCGCCCTCGGCTGTTCTTGTTGCCAATGGTGCGGATCCCGCGAAGTTCTTTGACGCCCTTGCGCTCTCGCCGATTGCGGCGAGCAAGGGCTACCCGATCCTGCTCGTGAGCGCCACAGGCGTGCCTTCCTCCACCGAGTGGTGCGTCAAGACCTACAAGCCGTCGAAGGTCATCATCGGCGGTGGGCCAGCGACCGTTGGTAGCTCCGTGAAGTCGCGGCTCAAGACGCTTGCTGGCGTCACTCCAGAGCAGTGGTACGGGAAGACGAAGTACACCACCGCGCAGGTCATCGCGGACAATGCCGTTTCACGCGGCTATCTCACGCGCAGCGCGGTCGGCATCGCGGCGAAGCTGCCGGATGCGCTTACCGGCGGATCGGTCATCGGCAGGTTCAGCGGCGTGCTGCTCATAACGCCTGGTGACGCGCTTGCGGGCAACGTCAGCACGTGGCTTACTGCGCACAAGGCCGAGATACACAACTGCTACGTCTTCGGCGGGACTGCTTCGGTCAAGCCGACTGTGTTGACGGCCATCACGAACAAGCTCAAGTAGCGAGGTTCGTGCGGCGGCATCAGCCGCTCGCGATACCGCTTTCGAGAGGCGCGCCCATGTGGCGCGCCTCTTCCTTTGTGCCGACGAACTGCCGGAATCGACCGTTGGAACGCCCTCCATCGCCCCAGAATAGCCACTTAGCGACGTCATTCATCGGATTTGGCGTCCTTCTGTCCCATGCGACACACTAATCGGCGCTCAGAGGCCGATGAACGGTATAGGGAAAGCCGTTCAGCGGAAGTGAAGCGCCATGTACACCAGCAAGACATCCGCTCGTCTGGTCGGGGTCGCAGGAGCCATCGCAATCGCGGCCTCACTCGTCTTCGCGGCCCCTGCGACGGCGCGGCTCGTCTCCGACGACAGTGGCGTGAGGTCTGTTCGCTCCGCGACCGCTCGTCCAGCTCTCCGCAGCTCACACGCGGGCAGCCTCGCCGCCGACCACGTGATTGTCCGATTCGCGTCGCAAGCGGGGGTGGCGGCCACCGCTCGTCGGCACGGCCTCGACATCGCGACCGACATCCAGCGCGACATCCAGGCCGGCGACTCGGTCTCCGTTGTCTCGGTCCCCGACGGCACCGATGCAGCTGCCTTCGCAAGCGAACTCGAGCAGGACTCCTCGGTACTGTGGGCTGAGCCCGACTACGTCATGACGGTTGACGCCTACACCTCGACCCCGAACGATCCGGCGTTCTCGGACACGGCCGACTTCTCCAGCGGTTCGCAGGTCTACCCGGACGCGCGGGCCTGGTGGCTCAAGGACCAGGCAGGGTCCACCAAGGCGAGCCTGGTGTGGCCGGACCTGGTTCGTGACGGTGCCGCCGGTCATGCGCGTGCGAGCGGCTCCCAGGTCAAGGTCGCCGTCATCGACACCGGCTTCTACTTCAACCACCCCGACGCCGGCTCCAACATCGTCGCGGGATACGACTACTTCGAGAGCTACTCCTCGGCCACGGGGTTCGTGACCGACGGCGACGTCACTCCGATCGACCCCTCGGCGCCGGGAACCGACATCTTCTCGTCGTCGCACGGGACCTGCATCGCCGGTCAGATCGCCGGAGCGACCGGCAACGGCGGCGGCACGAGCTCGGTCGGCTACGACAACCAGGTCGTCGTCTACAAGGTGCAGGGCCGCTATATGGAAGCGGGCGGCAGCATCCCGGTCGGCGCGGCGGTCATCTTCACGAGTCGAGTCGCCGCGGCCATCCGCGGGGCGGCCGATGACGGTGCCCGGGTCATCAACCTCTCGCTGGGGTCCTCGGCATACTCGCAGACGCTGCAGGACGCCATCGACTATGCGTACGCGAACGGCGTGCTCGTGGTCGCGGCGGCTGGCAACGGCGGCAACAGCACGCTTTCGTACCCGGCGGCCGGCAACAACGTGCTCGCGGTGGGAAGCTACGACCTCGCGGGCGCGAGCGGCACCTCGATGGCCCGCAGCACGTTCTCGAACTGGGGCGAAGGCCTCGACCTCATGGCTCCGGGCCGCATGATCTACGGCTTCATCCTCCCCGGATGGGACGAGGACGGCGCAGGCACCGACAGCCAGCCCGGATACGCCTGGTGGCAGGGCACGAGCATGGCGTCGCCGAACGTCGCGGGCATCGCGGCGCTGGTGTGGCGCTTCGTTCCCGATCTCTCCGCCGACGAGGTCGCCGACGTCCTCACCGCCTCCGCCGAGGACATGGGCGCAGCGGGCTACGACACCGGCACCGGCTACGGCGCGGTGCGGGCGCGCGCGGCAGTCGACGAGCTCGTGCGCCGCTACCCGGTGCTTGCGGCACCGGCGGTCTCGGCGCCGCAGATCGCGGCCGGGGCGCAGGTCGACATCGAGTGGAGCGCCGTCGGCGGCTACAAGGTGACCTACGACGTGCAGCTCGACGGCGAGACCGTCGCGAAGGGCGTCACCGAGCGGAAGCTCTCGCTCCAGCTCGCCGAGGGCGCGCACGTGGTGAGCGTGCAGGCGGTAAGCCCGCGCAACTGGTCCGACTCCCGCAGCACGGGCGTCGCAGTCGTCCGGCTCGACACCACGGCTCCAAGCGCGCCGCAGATTTCGGTGAGCGAGTCCTCGGCCAGCTGGATATGCGGCGAGACGGGAGTGCACGGGCACGAGGTTCGCATCGACGGTGGCGAGATCGTGGCGACGACGGGCCACTGGTACTCGCTCGCGGGGCTCGCGGACGGCGCGCACGTGATCGAGGTGCGCACAACGGACGTCGCCGGCAACGTGGGACCGTGGGGCCGCGTTGATGTCGAGTGGCCGCTGCTCGCAGGGCTCGCGGCTCCGACCGACGTGGCGCGGGTCGCCTCGGCCACGCGCTTCTCGACCGCCGTCGACATCGCGCGCAAGGCCTTCGACCCGGCCGGTGGCCGGACATGGCCGGGCGTCACCGACATCATCATCGCGAGCGGCGAAGACCGCGCCGCGGCGGACCCGCTGGCAGCAAGCGGGCTCGCCTGGGCGTACGACGCGCCGCTCTTCCTCGTGCGGGCGGACTCCACGCCCGCCGAGGTCATCGCAGCAGTGCGCGAGATAGCGAAGGCAAGCGAGCGCAAGATCGCCGTTCACGTCGTAGGCGGTCCCGCGTCCGTACCCGACGCTCGTGCGCGCGAGATCGTTGCGGCAGCAGGAGTCGGTGAGTTCCAGCCGACCGACCGGCTACTTGCGACAGGCAACCGCTACGACCTCGCGCGTGCGATCGCGCTCCGCATGCAGCAGGTCGCGGGTGCAGATGCCGCGAAGGAGCTCCCGGGGACGGTGCTCGTGGCCAACGGCGCCGATCCGGCCAAGTTCTTCGACGCGCTGGCGCTCTCGCCGATCTCGGCGAACACCGGTGCCCCGATCCTGCTCGTGAGCGGCACGCAGGTCCCGGCGGCGACGCGGTCGGCGCTAGCGGCGCTGGCGCCCTCGCGTGTGATCGTCGGCGGCGGCCCGAGCACCGTCTCGGGCGCGGTTGTTCGCTCGCTGCAAGCCGAGCGCTGGTCCGGGGCCACCCGCTACTCCACCGCGATCGCCATCGGCGAGCGCGCCATCGCGGCCGGGATGCTCGAGCCCACCGCGGTCGGCATCGCCGCCAAGCTCCCGGACGCGCTCTCCGGAGGCAGCATGGTCGGCCGCGCACACGGCATCCTGCTCCTGACCTCCTCGGCAGGGCTCGACCCCGCTACCTCGGCGTGGCTCGAGGCGCACAGCGACGACGTCCGCTCCTGCTACGTCTTCGGCGGCGAGCGCTCGGTCTCGCGCAAGGTCGCGGGCTCCGTCAGCCGCGCGCTGCGGTAGCGAGCGCGACGCTTCATCCTCCGCAGTCAGACGCGCTTCGTGCCGCGATCCGCTCCAATCCCGCGCGCACCTCGCCGGTCAGGTACTGCGCTGCCCGAACCTCGCCCGAGTCCAGTCCCAAGAGTGCGACCTGTTCCGGCCCCTTCTCGGTGCACAGAATCAGCCCAATAGGTGCCGAGTCACCAGCATGTCGCTGATGGCGGTCGAGCCAGCGCAGGTACAGCAACATCTGCCCGTAGTCGCCCGGCTCGAGCGGGCGCGTCTTGAGCTCAAGGCCGACGTAGCACCGCATGGTGATGTGGTATAGGAGCAGATCGAGCCGGTAGTCGCGCCCATCGACGGTCATGCGCTTCTGGCGCTCCACGAATGCGAAGCCGACGCCCAATTCGAGCAAGAAGCGCTGCATCTCATCGAGGATCGCACGCTCCAAGTCTGCTTCGCTATGTTTCCTTGCCAGGCTGAGGAAGTCGAGCACGTATGGGTCGTGGAAGGCGAGAGAAGGCTCGACGGTGCCGGTGGCGGCAAGCAACTCGAGATCGGCCGCGAGGCCTTCAGTGGAGCCTCCTGCGGCGAGAGTGCGCTCGTAGAGTTTGGCGGCGATCTTGGCGCGCAGGGTTCGCTTGGACCACCGCTCGTGCACGCAGAATGCGAGGTAGAAGTCGCGTTTGGGCTGGTCGGAGATGGTGAGGAGTTCGGTGATGTTCGTCCACGTCAATATTCTCGCCAGTGGCGAGAATATCTCGGCCTCGGGATACAGTTCGGCGGCTCGCATCATTCTGAAGATGTTCTGCCAACTGTACCCTCGCCCGTAGCGCTCGGTCAGTCGAGCCGCCAGGCGCTTCACGATGTCCTGCCCGTACGCCGCGCGCTCCCCGCCCAGGACTTCCTCACGCACGCGCTTGCCGATGCCCCAATAGAGCATGACGAGTTCGCTGTTGACCGAAGCGGCTGCGCGCTGACGAGCGCTGTCGATGAGGTCGGCGACATCGCCGAAGAGAGTGTCGTCGACGGGCGTCACCGCTCTCAGATCATCGTTACCCATCCTGTCGCCCTTTTGTTCGGAGGTACGCGTCGATTCGTGTGCGCGGTGCGACACTACA from Actinomycetota bacterium includes the following:
- a CDS encoding cell wall-binding repeat-containing protein; translation: MMSPWIRARIVVLVVLAMLVAGVQTAYAAAPPTTPATVRSIDFESAIPSDMSIWGVVYTFPPKDPTAWWGRITNRKYAGSYGLWCAGNMPANWTTYGGKYPERTRGIADLYLPQLADYYSSEFSYYYSMPNYGLYDSSSFNPMWYSEADPTDRDTNPFRPTTKYAEWSQDKWNLSNVGNDVNLSRESGYFRFQFVDNGEGYLQTPTTGEGATVDNIVVTGYKYGPVRTLTGTPSTGQVVLNWLRPYRAAGATTLEERSITYRVWRAYDVVNPSWTELTTVRLTSPTFTDSTVAEGTRYRYIVQAWDDGTGIGYGSTTQVIVTASGGGGGTLPPTEVDRLASDTRFSTAIAIAREGFDSDPVAAGTQWTSVKDVIIASGEDRAAADPLAASGLCGAYDAPLFLVKEGSTPSEVKIALKEIVTQNGTVTVHIVGGPASVSDSRYNELVSYVGSGKLIKDRLLSTGTRYDMARAIAERMRSLNGGVPPSAVLVANGADPAKFFDALALSPIAASKGYPILLVSATGVPSSTEWCVKTYKPSKVIIGGGPATVGSSVKSRLKTLAGVTPEQWYGKTKYTTAQVIADNAVSRGYLTRSAVGIAAKLPDALTGGSVIGRFSGVLLITPGDALAGNVSTWLTAHKAEIHNCYVFGGTASVKPTVLTAITNKLK
- a CDS encoding S8 family serine peptidase — its product is MYTSKTSARLVGVAGAIAIAASLVFAAPATARLVSDDSGVRSVRSATARPALRSSHAGSLAADHVIVRFASQAGVAATARRHGLDIATDIQRDIQAGDSVSVVSVPDGTDAAAFASELEQDSSVLWAEPDYVMTVDAYTSTPNDPAFSDTADFSSGSQVYPDARAWWLKDQAGSTKASLVWPDLVRDGAAGHARASGSQVKVAVIDTGFYFNHPDAGSNIVAGYDYFESYSSATGFVTDGDVTPIDPSAPGTDIFSSSHGTCIAGQIAGATGNGGGTSSVGYDNQVVVYKVQGRYMEAGGSIPVGAAVIFTSRVAAAIRGAADDGARVINLSLGSSAYSQTLQDAIDYAYANGVLVVAAAGNGGNSTLSYPAAGNNVLAVGSYDLAGASGTSMARSTFSNWGEGLDLMAPGRMIYGFILPGWDEDGAGTDSQPGYAWWQGTSMASPNVAGIAALVWRFVPDLSADEVADVLTASAEDMGAAGYDTGTGYGAVRARAAVDELVRRYPVLAAPAVSAPQIAAGAQVDIEWSAVGGYKVTYDVQLDGETVAKGVTERKLSLQLAEGAHVVSVQAVSPRNWSDSRSTGVAVVRLDTTAPSAPQISVSESSASWICGETGVHGHEVRIDGGEIVATTGHWYSLAGLADGAHVIEVRTTDVAGNVGPWGRVDVEWPLLAGLAAPTDVARVASATRFSTAVDIARKAFDPAGGRTWPGVTDIIIASGEDRAAADPLAASGLAWAYDAPLFLVRADSTPAEVIAAVREIAKASERKIAVHVVGGPASVPDARAREIVAAAGVGEFQPTDRLLATGNRYDLARAIALRMQQVAGADAAKELPGTVLVANGADPAKFFDALALSPISANTGAPILLVSGTQVPAATRSALAALAPSRVIVGGGPSTVSGAVVRSLQAERWSGATRYSTAIAIGERAIAAGMLEPTAVGIAAKLPDALSGGSMVGRAHGILLLTSSAGLDPATSAWLEAHSDDVRSCYVFGGERSVSRKVAGSVSRALR
- a CDS encoding PDDEXK nuclease domain-containing protein; its protein translation is MGNDDLRAVTPVDDTLFGDVADLIDSARQRAAASVNSELVMLYWGIGKRVREEVLGGERAAYGQDIVKRLAARLTERYGRGYSWQNIFRMMRAAELYPEAEIFSPLARILTWTNITELLTISDQPKRDFYLAFCVHERWSKRTLRAKIAAKLYERTLAAGGSTEGLAADLELLAATGTVEPSLAFHDPYVLDFLSLARKHSEADLERAILDEMQRFLLELGVGFAFVERQKRMTVDGRDYRLDLLLYHITMRCYVGLELKTRPLEPGDYGQMLLYLRWLDRHQRHAGDSAPIGLILCTEKGPEQVALLGLDSGEVRAAQYLTGEVRAGLERIAARSASDCGG